In Oryzias melastigma strain HK-1 linkage group LG10, ASM292280v2, whole genome shotgun sequence, the genomic window ACCTCGTTGCTGGCAGACCTCCTGAGTCTGAAAGGATGCTGCCATGTGGGATAAGTGATCTCATAACTCTCAATGTGATCAAAGATGCTCTGCTTATTTCCTATTGACAAGACaacaaatatgtatataaaaacgGTTCTGCATTCAAGCATCAGTTTGATTTGGgcactaaataaaaatgtttttaataaggaGGATAAATGATTTGAAGCGACTCACCTTCAGACGCACAAACGCACTGGAGACCGACTATGAGCCACAGCACGGAGCGCACGGCGTCCACACGGCGAGGACGCGCTCCTGCAGGCATTTCCCAAACGAACCGCGACGGACGGAGCGACTAAAGTGAGACATAAAGGCTCCTGACAGCAGCCGGGCTTCGGGTTTCAAGAGCGAAAACGTCTGGCGGAGAGGCGCGCAGCCGTATCCCGTCTGAATGAGATGCTGGCGCGAGCGGCGGAGGCAGCGGCGGAGGCAGCGGCGGCGCGCGCGCACatctacatctttttttttctctcctcctcatcatcaacCCCTCCTCTCAAAGACCAGGAAATGATGAAAGGATGCAGAAGTGAGCAAGTAACACTGAAATCATCATAAAGGACaggtaaaaatacatttccagacagtttaaatgaacaaataattattaatttgatgtaaaaataataaataaaacgaaTCTACTGTTTTTGATTGAAGCTTTTGCAATTTTTCATTGTGAAATAAGATTAAATAAAcccaaaaatgatgaaaactatacatttttaaacatttaagtgaCTTAAACCGTCTTTTTTTGACTAAACATTCTCttaaatttcagtatttttaataatttttagcACTAATTgctaattgatttatttttataactcaAATTCTGGtttacaatacatttaaaactgatCTGAAGGCGAAAAATGACgttaattagcaaaaacagagaCAACTGCATtgattcaaagtgttttaaacatttttattaaaaaaaaaaaagtgtttatcatattttattaGACTTTCAAGGTCTATACATTTTTGAATGGTTCATGATTGACCTCCTGACCCGGTATGTGCCAGCCAGACCTCTTTAATCATCTGGATCTGGTCTTTTGTCAATTCATAGAGTCAAAACCAAACGTGAAGAAGaagcattcagcttctatgctccacagatctagAACAGACTTCCAAAAGTctcagatcagctgaaacactatTTAAATTCAGGTTAAATAaacctggatttaaatgttctcagttgcatttgctTAGTTTTTGTGCTAAAAAGTTTATATCAACACTGTGCTTAGTTTAAATTTTAAGTGTCATacttgaacatttattttgaatgtgtttatttttttatgttttatgtaaagtgCTTTGAATTGTCCTGAAATGTGCTCCAAATAAACTTCtatacttttttattgcaattgCAAATCAAAGCAGAGATAGgttaaaaatttagattttcttttagatttgcttgaagtgcttttattttgttaagtttATTGACAAATccttttctataaaaaatatcTGTTGAAATGTGagcaaacttttataaaaaaaacaccatagaagttcattttttcatctattaaATCAGTAAATGTACATATTAGAGCAGCATGTAAATGCACATCATCTTTAAATAACTCCACTTGCCCCAACACATCCTGTTATCTTGGATTTCCACTGGTCTGGTGTGGAAGGACATCTGTTGAGTCATTGTCTGTACAGAGTCCATCACTAAAACTGACTGGCAAAAACGCACAACTTTATTGTTACCGGCTATCTTTTATGCTTAATACGAATGTACATAAACAGGCTTTTCCTATGACTTAATAGAAATGTAACGTCTTACATTAGTACAGCAGCCGCATGCTTTTAATAAGGTCACtgaaccaaaaatacaaactaacaCTTGACAGTAACTGAGCTTACTATGGTAACAAAATACACTTGGATTCCGCTCTCTGCAGCCATTCACATTTAGCCAGTAATTCATAAGAGTGATGACAAATATGCCGCAGAGCACatgtcagaggggtggagcgCATGCAGGGTGTGGGAGGTATTCTTAGCACGGATGGCGGTGCACGCTATTGAATCCATTCACATCTCCATGGTGCTTTGGCTGCAAGACAAGGCCACTCTCcccatttgttttatttttatccatgCCGACTTCTATGGTGGTGATCTCAtacaaaaagtataaaaatatttgatcttaAATGATAATTtgataaacaaaactaaaacaaaaaggcttttattttgaaagaacttcataaaatgattttattacaTGAAAAAGAAAGCTGTGATAGAGTAAAGTAAAAAGCTCTTCATGTTGTTTCTATAAAGTCCATGTCAGGCGGTCCCCCTCTGCTTCAACCACATCGTTCAGAGAACCTCAGCGGTTCTCCCCCCAAAAGACGAGGAGATGTTAGGAGTTGTCGTCCTCCAGGATGTCCGGGTGTTCCTCCCAAAACTGCTCCCCTATAATGTCACAGTGGAGGCTCTCCACCCCTCTCTTGATGCGTGTTACCACCACCTCCTTCTCTTCTGCGTTTGGAAGTTTCATGCGCCTGGTGACGGTTTCTTCatgctaaaggaaaaaaaagaaagggtaATTCATGAAATAgataagcatttttaaaagattgattttattttactaaaatatgcaataaactgaaacatttttaggatTAGGACTTTTTGCACTAAACCTCTCATTTATTCCAATATGCTATGAAGAAAAATCCtaacaattcaaataaataatgtttcttttgttaatttaaataagCCTTTAGCACATATTTGTAACTTCGGCTGCATAATAGtgtactttttaatgtttagagGAAAATTTCTTAAAAGTGTACAACtgcaagtaaatctgctgcagaggAAGAACTTTTTTgacagggtgtattttattttgaaaggaacgtGTATCGGTATATGTCAAACGTAGAAGTTAAAGTTGCTATCTATAGAAAATTTGAACCCTGTTATGATTCAAGttctataaatatataaaagctacattttataaatgaatagtCACTCTAATATCAGtaaaatttattaatttaaacaatGAGGGGGCTTCAGATTTCTGCACTAGTTTGTTCTACTGAGCATCTACTGATGatcaaattgttaaaactttcaaataaacaaagctaGTTTGTTAAAAGcttcaacaaataaaataatcgctgctgtttttcacaataaaactactGCACCAccatatttctacatttttaaaaacaagaacccTGGCCTTAAAATATCCATTTTAAATGCTGACATTTAAAGTGATAACATGAATAACAatagtaaaatttaaaacattaagattaaatttgtgactttttatagttttcttgCGGCTAAACTGCTATATAATAAGACAATATAATAGCATATCTTAATAATTTTGGAGAATGAATTATTAACAGTACTTTGCTCGGAAAATTCTTGATTTTATggatgtttaaaataattttaaaagctacatttttgtatcctaagacattattttttgtgattattttttccatctcCCAGAGTTTAAAacgaaaatataaacaatacatttatggtaaaaaaatctgctaaaaatgaaatgacatgAATTTATCTCAACTATATTCTAATTAATGACGTTTTTAGGGTGTGTTAGATGTGAGAGATCCAATGTTAAGTTGGTGGCTGCAGCTGTTCTACCTCATCTGTTCGAGCCTCATCCAAACGGCTGTTATTTAATGCTCCTATTTCAGCGTCAGGATTATTGAGGTTTAGCTGCTCTGTGTGTGTTCTGCTGCACACTTTATTAACCCAAGCGACATTTTacagattcttttattttttctaaaaattttattttgatttccttTGTGTTTATGAGATTAAATGACTATAATGGCAACTCATTAACTTGTTAAAGCCATTGGTTGAAGCCTGggtccacctagtggtcaaaatTGAGTATTACATTAGGACTTTTTCCAAAAGTTTTATGTTTCTTGATTTAATTTGTCATTGGTTTATGTAATAGCAACtaaactaaataataataataataattttaactgCGAATATCTGTAAAAAATGATGGCAACATGCAAATCAAAAGTACTCAAACCcacttttgtttattaataGGAGCATATGAtgccacaaagacacacatgaaCAGATaaaactcacaactttgtttcCATACGGCATATTTTCGCCTAtactaaaaaataatacttGTTGCCACAAAAGGACTTGTTCATTGTTCTACACAGTGgaataaacagagaaaagaattTGGACACGTCTGTTCTTCTCCGGACTGTCATTTAGAGCCTCAGTTTGAAAGATGTtctcagacaaacaaaaacagtaaaagctACAGATTTTGATGGCAAACAGACTGAAACtactaaaaacaatattttttttatttaataaataagagAAACTTGTtgattaacttttattttgactagttatttctttattttattttactgtcttTTTCAGTTATCTTTTTAAACCtagaattatttatatttttggagaAGTTTAATCAATTTCTTGCTATTTTCCACTGCTCCAATATTCGAAGTCAGGCATTTAAGTTTGCAGAAACAGATTCGTTCTTAGGTTAAACAGACTCAATGTTTCACTAAAACAATCTTTAGATCTTGGAAAGACTAACATGAAAGAATCAGGTTAGTCAGCATCACTATTTCCACTttctcaaacagaaaataataaataagtgtTAGCCGATCATCTTGAATCTCACCTTTTTCCAAATCAGGATGGTGCCTTTCCGGTGGAGGGGAGATTCATTGTTGTAGTTAATGTCAAACTCCGAGAACAGAATCTCGTTTTTATCTGCAGCTAAAGTTCCCTAAAAACAGAGGAATACAGTCAAATCATGTCCCCATTAATATTTATAGAATTAGAATTTAAACAAGTTGCATTATGTGGCTTTACCATCTGATTGTGTTGTCACTGCAATTtgtaatttatattattttaaaactttatattctTCTGCTAACATTAGGTAACAGCATGCACTATTTTTTCCTGTAGGAACTgtcatagtaaaaaaaacaaaaaacaattggtttatgtgtaaaatgtattagaaaaCGTGATTTCCCAAACAACCAGctcaaaaaataagtttttgttcaaacaaacTGTCAGATAGCAacagattctgatttttttaatctcataatttcAAACTTccttctaaaaaaatgaacattttcttaaaaacaaagtcattGTGTATTCacttaaattgtaaaatataaattaaacagTAACCGATTTTAAAATATGCACAAGAATCTTTTCTTCTAAACATAATCCaacatttcttacattttgttATTTCCGTCAGTGTTGCATCTTTGATCACATTGTTGGTTGTAacttttttaagacacatttacaacacttttggaaaaatatttcctaTAATAACCAGTTTTTACAAACAAAGCACACAACAAACTATTAATTGCTACGAACTTTGCTAAGTGCTGCATGTTTGTGGAATAATGTTGCCAATGCTCTCACCTTTAAGCGATCCTCTGCTTGTGTTGTGGTGAGTCCTCCCTTCTGTACTAATGACCAAAATACTGTGTTGTACAAGTTATTTAtatggcctaaaaaaataaaataaaatgtacttataTTTTTAGGATACAGAAGACAACCATTACCATCTGCAGGCTTCAAGAATTAGTATTACTAAATAGTCGTGACAGATGAGGTCATGATAGTAGTTCTTACAGTCTGCTTGTCTCCAGCTGAGGTAGTCTCTTAGGTTCCGGTTGGTAGGATAAAGGACCACACGTCCGTCAAATCCTGGGGGGTAATGGAGGGGCTGCTCTTCAAAAAACTCCTTCCAGTAGAATACATAGGAGGAGGAGAACTGGGAGGCCACGTGGGTCATGAGTTTGCTGCCAGAAAACAAGGAAGGGAATATAAGTTTGATCTTACATAAGCTAGAAATACTAGAATAAAGATTAGGAGAAGTAACTTACCTTGCTCTTCTTTTGAACCAGTTGGAGGTCCTCTTGAAAACAAAGCTAAACTCATCACTTTGACCATACGCAATGACGATATCCTCCAGTTCTTCCATGACAGACTGTGCACTCCTGGCCATGAGCCCTAAAGCCCTGTTATCATTGGGCTTAGTAAAACTGTGTTGCTCTGAAAACctaaaaagtgttgaaataGATTATTGAAATAGTCAGAAgttcagaaaacaacaacaaaaacatccatgATTTACACCAATACAGAATAAACTTACTTGTGGAAATTGCGTCCATCTAGTCTAACAACAATATAACAGTTCCGTAGACAGGTGTCGTCCGTTTCAAAATTCCGGACATACTCAAACTTGCTCTTGGCCATATTATTCGTAGAACCAAAAAGGTGacgaaaaataactaaataggACCGTGGTCCGCTAAAACTCCAACGTTTTCCTATCAGCATCGATCAtaccagagaagaaaaaaacatataaggtataagcaaatttattatagTCGAAAAAAGTATGTTGTCGACGTTAATTTAATGTACAACGCCAACTGCATTCGTATTGGATAAATTTATTTGGTCCTTCACGTTGTTTTGAGTGCAGTCCGTCGATTAATGTTGTCGTTGTAAAACCAGATGCTGCGAAGGAAAGTTCCGAGGCAGAGGGAGAAATTAGCTTAAATAATTATTCCAAAACAAAAGATCACAGGACAAAAACACGATTGTATTTAATGCATTGTTATTGTGGCATATAGAGTGATAAACTTTTtatatgttattgttattttttccagaATATCTAATGCATCAAAAACCACTGTCCTTTAGCGACATCTTGTGTTCTAATCTTGTAAAGTGACTAGTTCATGCGTAGAGCGCAGGGGGTTTTGGGACTTGTAGTTAAATAGTTTATCCATGTTTTCGATTAAATGTGATGTATTTCTAATACATTAATAAACAGTAATTCAAATGCGAAAATAAACACTccatattataaataataaacataatttaaagcTCAATatggaaacaaaataaaaagttttattttttttcccagcatccATCGCTTCAGCAAAATCCGCTCTTTTGCGGTTGTTTCAAATATGgaggaaagagaaagaaaattcGTAGAACAAGGCAATAATGAGACAGAACCAACGCCCTCTACGTCTGCTGAGGGCGCAGTGGGACTCGATAGCCAGCGTGACGACCCTAcggataaaataaatgtctgttcTGACAACTTTGACCCTCTTCTGGCGCTGTACTCTCCGACCGCGCCGCCGCTCCCTTTCCCAAACATCAAGTGCTTCAACAATGTGGCCGAGTATGAGGGCTTTCTGAAGGGCGGCCGGGGCCGAGCGAAAGCGGAGAATGTCGAGAAAAGGCGACGGAAAGCGACGAAAGGAGTCGCGGACCCGGAGCGCATCGACAGACTGAGGAAGCTGATGGTGGTGTCGGCTTCAGAGGAAGGAGAGGCCAGCACCACGAAACCGAGGAGGAAGCAGAAGATCCAGAAAAATGTCCTGACCAGGATGCCCCGTAGGTTCAGAAACCACGCTAGTGGACCATAACCTTACATGTAAAACCCCCTTTATATTAATAAGTTAACCAATCAGCTTAAAGTATGAAAATACTTGTAGGTAAATAATAATATCCCAGTTTATAGTTGATCAGAGTTGAAAATTCAGcctttgtggacttttaatgttttaggaGTAAACATGTAATaaattttttaggaaaacattatttaaaagtacttgttttgtcatttaaatcCATAACTTCTGCATCCTCAGTGTGTAAGGGGAGTCCTCTGGGTGAGCTGCATCGCTGCATCCAGGAGCGGATCAGAGTCAAAGTTCACATCAGGACCTTCAAAGGATTGAGGGGTGTGTGCTCTGGCTTTCTTGTAGCCTTTGACAAGTTCTGGAACATGGTGAGTTATTCTCCCCACAGCATGTCACCTTCTTAGATTGGTCACAGGAGTGTTCACGCTGTCATTTCTCCCTGACAGGCCATGGTGGATGTGGATGAGACATACAGGGAACCGCTGTTTGGGGAGGCGCTGTACCACGAGAAAGCACTCACCATTTCACGGGTTTGTATAATACAACTGTAATATAAATATGTGGACACCTTGTACAATTACTTTCTCACATATTAGAAGTATTGAACCCAAAAAGCTGGATACTACAGAAAGTAGAattcaaaattatacaggtttaaagatccactccaatgaaaattgtgttttttgagatgttcttgttgcattttttcatgaatgagggcatttataaagaaaatatatctcaaaattgcattttttaatatttctttttattcaaactctttatgaaaaaaaatggcattcaaATAAAGAGCTTACCAGTATTTaggatgtagaaaatacactgagaAGGCCACAAGCTTCCATCTGCACTCATTTAGATGCATCTACTTGTTGCTGTCTGGCTCCAATCTGGACGGCTCGATacctccaatattgctctccatttttgctgtacctgtaatgttaggttggggtggtGAGGGTCTAGCAAGAGGCAGGAGAGTAccgtaaacaaagggatgatgggaaattagtatAGACTTCACTgttctgattattttgttatcagactCACGGTTGTTTCCTACCTGACATGTTTCGACGGAGACCTTTCGTCTTCAGGTGGTGGAGTGTGACATGTATAAAACAGCTGATTGTTGCTGAGGCGgagtcacctgtcaaagtctgtcaggtgactccgccccctATTGTCCGGCCAACGGCTGGAGGATGATCATACtgttttgtatgtgttttttctcttctgttttgtcctCCTCATAAGTTACCAGTTGTACATGGTCATATAGAGTTCTTATTATCGATATCTTATGTGCCGTGGGGTGTTCTGATGTCCATAACAAATATTGGTCTGTGTGTGTAGCTTTCTCGAGTGTAGACTTATTCTGCACCAagtacatttctaatgaactcctgtatagaaagtcctagaaaactacacttttttctattattattttagctaaattaaaacatcactgagaacccttttaaaatagatcaaaagatgatcagagtgggactttaaagggtaaccaaaccctaaattaactttttttttctgttgacttatgtaaatggagctttaaaagagCTGTATGTTGGTCAcagccaaatttttgacaaattgacataaaactgtttaattcttcaaaacaTAGTCAAAAATcgcctgtgtgctgcctcctacaggttgaatcgaggtattacagttgaattttgtgattggtcaaaccatataagtttcagaagtctgacatcatgatctgcagctccagtaatgataacagtcctgcccccaagccccacccctctgactggattttcaaatttcggctgtgggtggagtcagcctccaacttcctggtttggtttccctttaaatatttgtagttTAAGGA contains:
- the thg1l gene encoding probable tRNA(His) guanylyltransferase, producing the protein MLIGKRWSFSGPRSYLVIFRHLFGSTNNMAKSKFEYVRNFETDDTCLRNCYIVVRLDGRNFHKFSEQHSFTKPNDNRALGLMARSAQSVMEELEDIVIAYGQSDEFSFVFKRTSNWFKRRASKLMTHVASQFSSSYVFYWKEFFEEQPLHYPPGFDGRVVLYPTNRNLRDYLSWRQADCHINNLYNTVFWSLVQKGGLTTTQAEDRLKGTLAADKNEILFSEFDINYNNESPLHRKGTILIWKKHEETVTRRMKLPNAEEKEVVVTRIKRGVESLHCDIIGEQFWEEHPDILEDDNS
- the lsm11 gene encoding U7 snRNA-associated Sm-like protein LSm11; the protein is MEERERKFVEQGNNETEPTPSTSAEGAVGLDSQRDDPTDKINVCSDNFDPLLALYSPTAPPLPFPNIKCFNNVAEYEGFLKGGRGRAKAENVEKRRRKATKGVADPERIDRLRKLMVVSASEEGEASTTKPRRKQKIQKNVLTRMPLCKGSPLGELHRCIQERIRVKVHIRTFKGLRGVCSGFLVAFDKFWNMAMVDVDETYREPLFGEALYHEKALTISRLFEKLNLQESPGVQEKADKHPPANPRAAPESCFARMEGDGATSESELSEAIKSKQDKLQVSLKAKDPHMRPKGESQKYGKVYTRHINQLFIRGENVILVNPQPL